Below is a window of Shinella sp. PSBB067 DNA.
CGGCGCGCGCCCGCCATGTCGGCGATTATCTCGCCGGAATGACCGACAATTACGCGATCAACACGCATCGCCGTCTGTTTGACCATACCCCCGAATTGCGATAGTCAGCCGCCACCTGAACTTCTTCGCAGGCCTGGCCCTCCGGGAGGCCGCTGCGCGCGGATGGATGAGATGAACCTTTTTACAGACTTCGACAGCAGAATCAAAAACGTACTCGAAGGACTTGAGATCGTCCGTGAAAAGCGCTCCGAACTCGATTTCGGCCGCGTCAGCGTCGAGCCGCCGCGCGACCAGAGCCATGGCGACGTCGCGACCAATGCGGCGATGGTTCTGGCCAAGCCGCTCGGCCTCAATCCGCGGGCGCTTGCCGACCTCATCGTCGCCGAGCTGAAGAACGACCCCGAGGTCGCCGATGTCAGCGTCGCCGGCCCGGGCTTCATCAACGTGCGCCTTTCCGTTCCCTACTGGCAGAAGCTGCTTGCCGCCGTGGTCACGGCCGGCACGGATTACGGCCGCGGCGCGCTGGGCGCCGGCCGCAAGGTCAATGTCGAATATGTCTCGGCCAACCCGACCGGCCCGATGCATGTCGGCCATTGCCGCGGCGCCGTGGTGGGCGATGCGCTCGCCAACCTGCTCGCCTTTGCCGGCTATGACGTGACCAAGGAATACTACATCAACGACGCCGGCTCGCAGATCGACGTGCTGGCCCGCTCCGCCTTCCTGCGCTATCGCGAGGCGCTGGGCGAGACGATCGGCGAGATTCCCTCCGGCCTTTATCCGGGCGACTATCTCGTGCCGGTCGGCGAGGCGCTCGCCGAGGAATTCGGCACGACCCTGCGCGCCATGCCCGAACACCAGTGGATGCCGATCGTCAAGGAGAAGACCATCGCCGCGATGATGGCGATGATCCGCGAGGACCTCGCCGCCCTAAACGTCACGCATGACGTGTTCTTCTCCGAGCGCTCGCTGCACGCCGGCAACGGCGCGCCGATCCGCACCGCGATCAACGACCTCACCTTCAAGGGCCATGTCTACAAGGGCGTGCTGCCGCCGCCGAAAGGCCAGGTGCCGGAAGACTGGGAGGATCGCGAGCAGACGCTCTTCCGCTCGACGGAAGTCGGCGACGACATCGACCGTCCGCTGATCAAGTCGGACGGCTCCTATACCTACTTCGCCGCCGACGTCGCCTACTTCAAGGACAAGTTCGACCGCGGCTTCGACGAGATGATCTACGTGCTCGGCGCCGACCATGGCGGCTACGTCAAGCGCCTGGAGGCCGTCGCGCGCGCCGTCTCCGAGGGCAAGGCCAAGCTGACGGTCCTCCTCTGCCAGCTCGTCAAGCTTTACCGCAACGGCGAGCCGGTGAAGATGTCGAAGCGTTCGGGCGATTTCGTCACGCTGCGCGACGTCGTCGACGAGGTCGGCCGCGATCCGGTGCGCTTCATGATGCTGTACCGCAAGAACAGCGAGCCGCTCGACTTCGACTTCGCCAAGGTGACCGAGCAGTCCAAGGACAATCCGGTCTTCTACGTGCAGTATGCCCATGCGCGCTGCATGTCGGTGTTCCGGCAGGCCGCCGAGGCCTTCCCGGGGCTCGATGTCGCCGCGCTCGATCTGGCCGGCGCGATCGATGGAAACATCGCCGATCCGAGCGAGTTGCAGCTTCTTGCAAAACTGGCAGAATATCCCCGTGTGATCGAGGCCGCTGCACTGGCGCAGGAGCCTCATCGCATCGCGTTTTACCTCTATGATCTTGCCAGCGCGTTCCATGCGCACTGGAACAAAGGTAAGGAACAGCCGGAATTACGGTTTGTTAACGATAAGAATAGAGAATTGAGCATCGCCAGACTTGGGCTGGTGCACGCTGTCGCGTCTGTTCTTAAGTCGGGCCTGTCCATTACAGGCACCGCAGCACCGGACGAAATGCGATAACGTCACCATTTGCCCACAATAAGCTGGCAAACGCGTCTTTGTAGCTTACGAGTGGGAAGCAGTATGGCAGACAAGAACTTCGCGCGAAGCGGAACCGCCGACAGGGGTCTCTTGGCAGAAGATGACCCGTTGAGCGAGCTTGCCCGCCTCGTCAGTCTCGAGCCGCGTCCTGTTCAGGATATCGACAGGTCCTTCTCCGACGCCGTCCAGGCGGCGCCGCGGCATGAAAATCCCGTCTTCGCTCTCGAGGATGAGCTGCTGCGCGCCTTCGAGCAGTACGATGCCCCGGCGCCCGCCGTGGACCCGGTCGTCGCCCAGCCGGCGGTGGCCCGCCATGTCGAGCCCGTTTTCGAGGAGCCGGCGCCCGTCGCGGAAGACCGTGCGTCCTTCATCGACGAGATCCCGACGCGGGGCGTTGCCCCCGGCGGGCCGGTACACCAGGAGCCGTCCTTCCACGAGGCCGTCGAGCCCGCTTTCGCCGGGCAGTCGTTCGTGGAGCCCGGGCCGCAGGCCGATCCGGCCCTGCTTCTCGCCGACGAACTGGAGACGTCCGTCAGCGACGTGCCGCCGGTCGATGCCGGTCCGGACCTTCATGCGGGCCATCTCTTTGCCGACCGGTTCGAGCCCCGCTTCGAGGAGCCGGCGCGCCACGAGCCGGTTGCCGAGCCGCGTTTCGAGGAAGCGTCCCATGTCGAGGAGCAGCCCGTTTTCCTGGGGCTTCAGCCGCTGTCCGGCGACGACGCTGCCGCCGGCGACATCGGCCTCGATCTGGAGCACGAGCTGGAACTTTCGATCGGCGACGGCTTTGCCGACGAGCGCGTGGCGGATGGCCGCCCGGACGATGGCGCGCAAGCCGCGTTCGTCGCGCCGGTTCCGGTTGCTGTCGAGGCCGTCGCAACCAATATCGAGCCGAGCTTCGACGGCTGGATGCCGGCCGATTCCGGCGTCGAGCACGCCGAGCCGTTCCACGCCGAACCCGCCTATGCCGGCGAGGAGCCGCAATTCGTGGCGCAGATGCCGCTCGAGACGCGGGAGGACCGCGCCCGCGCCGCCGCCCGGATCGAGGCGCAGTGGCAGGCCGAGGCGACCGAGCCCGTCTTCGATGCGGAGCCCGCCTATCAGGTGGAGTCCGTCGAGACCGGCGGCAATTACGATCGCGACGCGCTGCTGGCCGAGGTCGAGCGGTTCCCCGTGCCGGAATCCCGTTCGCCGCTGTCCGCCGAAACGGCCGCCGCGGCGGCCGCCGTCGTTGCCGCAGCCGCCGCGCGCAGCAACACGCCCGCTAATATCTCCGCCATCTTCGGCCGTGCGACGCCGACCGTGCACCGCGAACCCGTCGTCGAGAAGGCCGCAACGCCGTTCGTCGAGCCGGCGGCGGCGCCCGTCCAGCCCATTGAACCTCCTGTCGTCGAGGCCCGGCGCGAACCCGTCGCCACGCCTGCGCCGGCCGTTTCCGAGCCCGAGCTCGATTTCGAGAGCCTGGAGTTCGACCTTTCGGACATAGACCTCGACCTCTCCGATTTCTCGCTGGACGACGAGCCGGTGAAGCAGGAGGCCAGGCCCGCCGAGGTGAAGCCGGAAGTCGCACCTCCGGTAGCGGCAGAGACGCCCGTCCGGCGCGAGCCGGCCGTCGCCATCCCCGTTTCCACCTATACCAGGCCGCAGCCGGTCGCCGCCGAGGCCAATGACGGCGTCCTGCCGTTCGACCCGGCGATGATCGCAGATACGGACGAGGGCGTCTCGCCGGTCACCGAGCTCGACGTGCCGCACCTTCCCGTCGTCGAGAAGGAGAAGCCGCCGGCCTACCAGCCCGACTACGATCTCGACATCGACGCCGAGATGGCGCAGCTCTTCACCGAGCCTGCCGCCAGGCCGCGCAATGAGGACCTGCAGAGAGGCGCCGCCGCCAGCGCGGCTACCGCCGCCGCCCAGCCGGTAACGCAGATCAACGATGTGGACGATTTCGAGCGAGCGCTGGAAGAGGACTTCCGCCGCTCGCTGAACCAGCCGGAGCGCATGGCGATCCCGGTCGATCCGGGCCAGGCGACGACGCTCTATTCCGGCGACGGCTACGATGACGAGACGGCCCGCCCGCGCCGCGGCATGCTGATCGCCGCCTCCGTCGCGGGCCTGCTGTTGATCGGCGGGGGCGCCGTCTACGCCTGGTCGGCCTTCACCGGCGGCTCGGTCGGCGGTTCCGGCGAGCCGCGCGTCATCCTTGCCGACAAGGAGCCGATCAAGATCGTGCCCGAGGAAAAGGGCGGCAAGACCGTTCCGAACCAGGACAAGGCCGTTTACGACCGCGTCGCGGGCGACACCACCAGCCGGCCGCAGCAGGAACAGCTCGTCACCTCCACGGAGGAGCCGGTCGATGTCGTGCAGCGCACGCTGACGCCCGAGACCCTGCCGTTCGACGGTCCGGAAGACGGTCCCGATCTCGCGGCATCCGAAGAGGACAACCGCCTCCTGCCGGGTGTCGACGAACCGGAGACGGCAGCAGCCGCGGCCGCGGCCAGCGACAAGCCGGTCGTTTCCCCGCGCAAGGTCAAGACGATGATCGTCAAGCCGGACGGCACGCTCGTCGCCCGCGAGGACACGGTCACCGAAACCGCGCAGCTCGACGCCAAGGCCACCGCCACGACCGGCGGCGCCTCCGGCGAGGCGGCCGCGACGGCAAACGCGGCGCTGGATGCGGACGCCTCGCTGCGCGCCGAGCAGACAGCGGCGGAAGTAAAGCCCCGTTCGGCGCTTGCGGAAGTCGCCGAAACCCAGGTCGACGGCACGGCGCCGGTGCGCACCGTGAAGACCACGACGATCGGCGCCGCGGCAACGGCCACGGCCAGCGACAACGCGCCCGTTCCGGCAGCCCGCCCCGCCGACCAGCCGGTGAACGTCGTCGGCACGGTCACCGAGAATGGCAGGGTTTCGGCCACCGAGACCGCGTCGGCGACCCAGGTCCCGCAGGCGAGCGCCGAGCAGGCCCAGGTCGCGCCGGGCGGCTACGTCATCCAGATCGCCTCGCTCCCCTCGGAGGCCGAAGCGCAGAAGACCTACAACTCGCTGTCCTCCAAGTTCGGCAACGTGATCGGCGGCCGCGGCGTGGACATCAAGAAGGCGGAAATCCCCAACAAGGGCACCTTCTTCCGCGTCCGCATTCCGGCCGGCTCGCGCGAAGAGGCCAATACCCTCTGCAGCCGCTACAAGAGCGCGGGCGGAAGCTGCCTCGTCACCCGCTGAGGCTGACCCCGATTCCTGACGAGGCGCGGCACGGTCCGCGCCTCTTCGATTCCCGGGCCATGCGCCCTTCGTCTTCCCCGAACCCCTAAGATTGCGGACATGAGCGAATCGAAATCCTTCATTTCGGGCTGCAAGGGCCTGAGCCTCACCGACGACGAAAAGGCCTTCTTCCGCAACGAGCGTCCCTGGGGTTTCATCCTCTTCGGCCGCAATATCGGCGAGCCGGCACAGGTCGCGGACCTGACGGCCGAGATGCGCGCCTGCATCGGCGGCGGCGCGGACATTCCGGTGCTGATCGACCAGGAGGGCGGTCGCGTCCAGCGCATCAAGCCGCCGCATGTCCAGCAGTATCCGAACGCCGCCGCGCTCGGCGCCATCTACCGTGCGGACGAGGAGCGGGGCCTGCGCGCCGCCTGGCTGATGTCGCGCCTGCACGCCTTCGATCTGCTGCGCCTCGGCATCAATGTCGACTGCCTGCCGGTGCTTGACGTCGCCGTTCCGGGGGTGCACGACGTCATCGGCAACCGCGCCTACGGGCAGGAGCCGGAGATCGTCTCGGCCATGGGCAAGGCGGCGTCGGACGGCCTCAAGGCCGGCGGCCTGCTGCCGATCATGAAGCACATGCCGGGCCATGGCCGCACCATGGTCGATTCGCACCACGACCTGCCGGTCGTCCACGCAAGCCGCAAGGAGCTGGAAGCCTGCGACTTCGTGCCCTTCCGGCGCATGAAGGACGAGTTGATGGCGATGTCCGCCCATATCGTCTTCACCGCCATCGATGCCGACAATCCGGCGACCACCTCGGCGAAGGTGGTCGAGGAGGTCATCCGCGGCCATATCGGTTTCGACGGGCTCCTGATGTCCGACGACGTGTCCATGAACGCCCTTCGCGGCGATATTGCCGAAAGAAGCCGGGGAATCATCGCTGCCGGGCTCGACATGGTGTTGCATTGCCATGGCATCATGGACGAAATGGTTGCGGTGACCGAAAACGTTCCCGCATTGGCCGGCGAGAGCCTGCGGCGGGCAAATGCGGTGCGCGCAGGCTTCCCGGCGCCCGACGGTGCGGACGAGGAGGCGCTGCGCGAGGAATTCAACGCCATGATCGCGGTCGCCTGACGGCCGCGGCAGGGGCAGCGGGGAGCGACGTGCAGGCAACGGGCTCGAAGCCACCGGGGAAGGGACGCGGCGCGCAGGCGCCGATGGCCGACCTGTGGCAGGACGACGCCGGGGAGCGGGGGCTTTCGGAAGAGAGCCTCGTCGTCGATCTTGCCGGCTTCGAAGGCCCGCTCGACCTTCTCCTGCATCTCGCGCGCACGCAGAAGGTGGACCTCACCCGCATTTCCGTGCTGGCGCTCGCCGAGCAGTATCTCGTGTTCATCGACAGGGCGCGGAAGATCCGCATCGAGCTTGCCGCCGACTATCTCGTCATGGCCGCCTGGCTCGCCTATCTGAAGTCCCGCCTGCTGATCCCCAAGCAGGCGAAGGACGACGGACCCTCGGGCGAGGAGATGGCGGCAAGCCTCGCCTTCCGCCTGAAGCGCCTGGAGGCGATGCGCGATGCCGCCACCCGGCTCGTCAACCGCAACCGCCTCGGCCGCGACGTCTTCGCGCGCGGCATGCCGGAACATATCCCCACCGAGCGGCGCTCCGCCTTCGAGGCCTCGCTCTACGACCTGCTCAACGCCTATGCGTCGCTGCGCCAGCGCCATGCCGTCACCCAGGTCACCATCGAGAAGCGCACCGTCTGGTCGCTCGCCGACGCGCGCGCGATCCTCTCCCTGCTCGTCGGTGACGTGGACGACGACTGGACGGCGCTCGATCATTTCATGCTGCGCTACCTCAGCGATCCGGCCGAACGCACGACGGCCATCGCCAGCGCCTTCGCCGCGACGCTCGAACTCGTCAGGGAAGGGCGCCTGGAACTGCGGCAGGACGGCGCGTTCCAGCCGCTCTACCTTCGCCGCGGTCCGAAGGCCGGCGAGCCCGAGGACGATGACGGGAGCGCCGGGCGTGATTGAAGAGGATGAGCACGGCGCACCGCACGGGGCGGAAGGCGGCATGGTGGTCGATCCGCGCCGGCTGCACGAAGCCGCGCGAATCGCCGAGGCGCTGGTCTTCGCCTCCGCCGGTCCGGTTTCCGAGGCCTATATCGCCGAGCGCCTGCCGCGCGGCGTGGACGTGGCGCATGTCCTGCGCGAGTTGAAGGCGCTCTACG
It encodes the following:
- a CDS encoding SPOR domain-containing protein, giving the protein MSELARLVSLEPRPVQDIDRSFSDAVQAAPRHENPVFALEDELLRAFEQYDAPAPAVDPVVAQPAVARHVEPVFEEPAPVAEDRASFIDEIPTRGVAPGGPVHQEPSFHEAVEPAFAGQSFVEPGPQADPALLLADELETSVSDVPPVDAGPDLHAGHLFADRFEPRFEEPARHEPVAEPRFEEASHVEEQPVFLGLQPLSGDDAAAGDIGLDLEHELELSIGDGFADERVADGRPDDGAQAAFVAPVPVAVEAVATNIEPSFDGWMPADSGVEHAEPFHAEPAYAGEEPQFVAQMPLETREDRARAAARIEAQWQAEATEPVFDAEPAYQVESVETGGNYDRDALLAEVERFPVPESRSPLSAETAAAAAAVVAAAAARSNTPANISAIFGRATPTVHREPVVEKAATPFVEPAAAPVQPIEPPVVEARREPVATPAPAVSEPELDFESLEFDLSDIDLDLSDFSLDDEPVKQEARPAEVKPEVAPPVAAETPVRREPAVAIPVSTYTRPQPVAAEANDGVLPFDPAMIADTDEGVSPVTELDVPHLPVVEKEKPPAYQPDYDLDIDAEMAQLFTEPAARPRNEDLQRGAAASAATAAAQPVTQINDVDDFERALEEDFRRSLNQPERMAIPVDPGQATTLYSGDGYDDETARPRRGMLIAASVAGLLLIGGGAVYAWSAFTGGSVGGSGEPRVILADKEPIKIVPEEKGGKTVPNQDKAVYDRVAGDTTSRPQQEQLVTSTEEPVDVVQRTLTPETLPFDGPEDGPDLAASEEDNRLLPGVDEPETAAAAAAASDKPVVSPRKVKTMIVKPDGTLVAREDTVTETAQLDAKATATTGGASGEAAATANAALDADASLRAEQTAAEVKPRSALAEVAETQVDGTAPVRTVKTTTIGAAATATASDNAPVPAARPADQPVNVVGTVTENGRVSATETASATQVPQASAEQAQVAPGGYVIQIASLPSEAEAQKTYNSLSSKFGNVIGGRGVDIKKAEIPNKGTFFRVRIPAGSREEANTLCSRYKSAGGSCLVTR
- the argS gene encoding arginine--tRNA ligase — translated: MNLFTDFDSRIKNVLEGLEIVREKRSELDFGRVSVEPPRDQSHGDVATNAAMVLAKPLGLNPRALADLIVAELKNDPEVADVSVAGPGFINVRLSVPYWQKLLAAVVTAGTDYGRGALGAGRKVNVEYVSANPTGPMHVGHCRGAVVGDALANLLAFAGYDVTKEYYINDAGSQIDVLARSAFLRYREALGETIGEIPSGLYPGDYLVPVGEALAEEFGTTLRAMPEHQWMPIVKEKTIAAMMAMIREDLAALNVTHDVFFSERSLHAGNGAPIRTAINDLTFKGHVYKGVLPPPKGQVPEDWEDREQTLFRSTEVGDDIDRPLIKSDGSYTYFAADVAYFKDKFDRGFDEMIYVLGADHGGYVKRLEAVARAVSEGKAKLTVLLCQLVKLYRNGEPVKMSKRSGDFVTLRDVVDEVGRDPVRFMMLYRKNSEPLDFDFAKVTEQSKDNPVFYVQYAHARCMSVFRQAAEAFPGLDVAALDLAGAIDGNIADPSELQLLAKLAEYPRVIEAAALAQEPHRIAFYLYDLASAFHAHWNKGKEQPELRFVNDKNRELSIARLGLVHAVASVLKSGLSITGTAAPDEMR
- a CDS encoding ScpA family protein translates to MADLWQDDAGERGLSEESLVVDLAGFEGPLDLLLHLARTQKVDLTRISVLALAEQYLVFIDRARKIRIELAADYLVMAAWLAYLKSRLLIPKQAKDDGPSGEEMAASLAFRLKRLEAMRDAATRLVNRNRLGRDVFARGMPEHIPTERRSAFEASLYDLLNAYASLRQRHAVTQVTIEKRTVWSLADARAILSLLVGDVDDDWTALDHFMLRYLSDPAERTTAIASAFAATLELVREGRLELRQDGAFQPLYLRRGPKAGEPEDDDGSAGRD
- the nagZ gene encoding beta-N-acetylhexosaminidase, producing the protein MSESKSFISGCKGLSLTDDEKAFFRNERPWGFILFGRNIGEPAQVADLTAEMRACIGGGADIPVLIDQEGGRVQRIKPPHVQQYPNAAALGAIYRADEERGLRAAWLMSRLHAFDLLRLGINVDCLPVLDVAVPGVHDVIGNRAYGQEPEIVSAMGKAASDGLKAGGLLPIMKHMPGHGRTMVDSHHDLPVVHASRKELEACDFVPFRRMKDELMAMSAHIVFTAIDADNPATTSAKVVEEVIRGHIGFDGLLMSDDVSMNALRGDIAERSRGIIAAGLDMVLHCHGIMDEMVAVTENVPALAGESLRRANAVRAGFPAPDGADEEALREEFNAMIAVA